The DNA sequence CTCACACTTGTTAATTCTTAGAATCAAGATAACACTGACAATAGTACCAACCTATAATTCTTCTCATTCAATAAAAGAAGAGAGACCTAGGTCATCAAGAACCCCTATCCATGGAAGCCATATTCTCCCACAATCTTAAATCTCACCATTATCACATGTCCATATCACGATCTTCAACAAATTAAGTTTGGAATTCAAGAAGAAAAagtgaagaggaagagaaggaatcGAGTGGAGGCGGAAGAAAACCTGCTGACGCAAGAGAGGCGGGCAAGATCGGTCGGGGAGAGGAGATCGAGGATGGTGCAAAGGGTCTCGTCGGGAAGGACACGGAGGGTGCCAAGGGCGTCGGGCCTCCCATCTCCGATCATCGGCTCCATAGAAAGATACACGTAGAGAATCAACGCTCGGGGGCTGAACGGGCGAGGATTTCTACCCTCCGCTTTCGCTGCTAAGCGGCTGTGACGGGATCGCGTTGGGGGAAGGGAGCAAGCATTTAAAAAGCTTGGTTTACTTATCCGCGTTACCCCGACGCGAAAGCCACGCGGCTGTCATCCCCACGTAGGAAGCCGAATCGCACACGGTCTTATTCCATGTCAACGTGGCCACTTGGCACAAACATGGGGGGTAACATTTCGCACGGGCAAAGCATTTCTGGGAGCTGCCGATAGAAAAATGTTTCTGTTTTGGACTTTTCGCGCAAAATACATTTCTATTTCAATCCCAAATGTATAGCTAAATTAAGAATTCTGGTGAAGGGTAGTTCGGTAATTTTAGCATTTTATCCCTATTTCCATTCCATCTgtgcaattttttttctttccgttCTTCTTACTCTTCTTTTCTTATCCTAATTATCGGAATATCTTTCTTCATCACGATGGAATTAGGTATTAATCCGAAAGATATCATATTTtagattaattaaaaaatattaaaatatgaccGATAATTGagtatttatatttaataaaatttaattttattaagaaAATATCTATTCGTAATCGAGGGATTATAATtaggaatattaaaaaaaattaatatttctaaaAATGGACATGAATGCTCACTTCgtgttcttcctcctcttcgattCGGTCGATAGTGATCTGAGCATGCGTGGGCGACGACTACAGAGGGCGGACGACCCTTGCGAGGGTCATCGATGGAAACAACAATAGCTATTCGAGTGGTTGCTGGAGCCCAACCACCTTGATGGTCCTGACCTTGAAGGTTTCGTTGAAAGGGGCTGCGGAGGAGACAAAGGAGAAGAACGCGGTGGACGCGACGGAGGTTTGCGGCGTTCATGGATGAGAAGGCGAGGGAGCAGTAAACACAGTCGATGGAGGGGGTGTCGAGCAAGCGACGTTGCCTCTGGCTACACCTACCAAGGGCGGCGAGAACAGGAGAGGCAAAGTTGATGTGCCATAAAGTAACATTCATAAGACATGTTGTCCACAGCAGGGATGAAACAGAGTAGATATCTGCTCTCGTGGCTTAATGTAGGAGGAACATTCATGGAGATCTGAGGTCGAGAGCAGAGATTCCGATTTCGTTCCGTCAGAATGGCTCGGGTGGCGAAGAGCTCGGGCCGGTCCGATGCAGCGACTGGATGCGCCGCTTCCTCAAGCGCTCGGCGATGATGAAGGCCAGCTCCAGGGACTGGGATGCGTTGAGCCTGGGGTCGCAGTGGGTGTGGTACCGCGAGCTGAGGTCGTCGAAGGTGACGGCGCGAGACCCGCCGATGCACTCTGTCACGTTCTGCCCCGTCATCTCCAGATGCACGCCGCCCGGGTGGCTCCCCTCCTGCTCGTGCACGTCGAAGAATGCTCGCAACTCCGCCTGGCCACACAGAAGGAAGGCAGTTAATGTTGAGGTTCCAAAGTTCGATGCGGTAGGAGACATGACCGGAGGACGGATTCACACCCGGATGGCGTCAAAAGGCCTAGTTTTGAGGCCACACGGGGCCTTGATGGTGTTGCCGTGCATGGGATCGCTCACCCAAGTCACAATCTGACCTGCAGAGCGAACAGCCCTGATGAGGTGAGGAAGCTTCACCCTCATGTTCTCTGCTCCCATCCGTGCGATTACGGTGATCCTTCCAGGTTTGTTGTGGGGATTCAGAATCTCTGTCAACTTCACCAGCTCCTTAGGATTCATCTTGTCGCTCACCTACATCCATCCAACTTAGCTTATGAATCAGCACCTCGCCTCTTCGACGTAGTTTCCAATCTGATAAAGGCAGAGAGGAACTGCTAATTACCTTGATGCCCAAGGGGTTGGCAACACCACGAAGGAACTCGACGTGGGCACCGTCGAGCTGCCGGGTCCGCTCGCCGACCCAGAGGAAGTGGGCGGAGCAGTCGTAATAGAGGCCAGAGGTGGAGTCCTGTCGAGTGAGAGCCTGCTCATAGGGGAGGAGAAGGCACTCATGGGAGGTCCAGAACTCGGTCGTGGTCATTATGGGGTGGTCCATCGTCAACCCCGCCGCAGCCATGAACCCCAGTGCCTCGTCCACCCGGTGTGCCAGCTCCTGATATCTGCAACAATTCATCGAAGTTGATCGCTAGATGTCCATTATTAGGCACGAATCAGGCAGAGAAACAGAGCAGTAGAATCTTTAGAAGACAGTGGAAGCTCTAGAATCCTAGCAAAGAGCAAAAGGGACTCACCGGTCTCCCTGCTCGCTGTGTTCGGTGAAGTCCAAGTTCCACTGCGTGACCCTCTGCATCGCGGCGTAACCTCCGGTGGCAAACGCCCGCAGCAGGTTCAGCGTCGCCGCCGACTGGGTGTACGCCCTTATCATCCTCTGCGGATCCGGGACCCGGGATTTGGCGTCGAAGGCGTCGCCGTTCACGTTGTCTCCCCTGTAGCTCGGCAGCTTCACCCCGTCTCGCTCCTCCAAGGGCTCCGACCTCGGCTTCGCAAACTGCCCCGCCATCCGCCCCACCTGCACAACGAATCGCCACCGGCGATTCAACCATCAGATGCACCAGAACCCTCACCCAGCCCACGGCCCAGATCTCGTCGGATCTCGGTTGTCACCGCCTTACCCGGACGACCGGCATCTGGCCGCCGAACATGAGGACGGCGCCCATCTGGAGGAGGACGCGGAAGGTGTCGCGGATGTTGTTGGCGTTGAACTCCTTAAAGCTCTCGGCGCAGTCGCCGCCCTGGAGGAGGAAGGCCCGCCCAACGGCCGCGTCCGCCAGGCGCTCCTCTAGGTGGCGCGCCTCCCCGGCGAACACGATCGGCGGGAAGCTCTCGATAGTCCGTAGCACCTCCGACAGCTCCTTCTCAACCGGATATTCCGGCAGCTGCAGCGCCTTCTTAGCCTTCCAGCTGTCCACCGCCCACTTCGTCGACGGTGCCGGAGCCGTGTCCAGTTTCTTGGGCTTGTTGGTCACGACCGGCGTCTTGGCTGGCTCCGCGGCGTGCACGGAGGAGATGGACCGGCGAGGTCTGATCCGACACGTCTTCGGGAGGAAGGAAGCAAGGCCGGGTTGGCGGTTGCCTCGCTCGGTGGCGGAGAGGACAGAGGAGGAGGAAAGACGGTGGAGGAGGTTGGTGGCAGGGGAGAGGGTGGCCATATCCTCGAGAGAGTAGCTTGTCTTTACTGCCGGGGGATGAGTTAGATGGAGGGAGGAGAGCGGGTGGCAAAGGCACTTTATAGGGGGAACGAAGGTTGTGGGGGTTGGTGAGGTGGTAGTTGGCGTAGGGGATCCTTCGTGACACATGTTAGCATTGCTGACAGAAGAAATCTCGTGTCATGTAAGCACCTGAGTAGAGCTCAAAACATAGCTCAACGATCCTCCTGTCTCACTAAAGCTAACACATATTAACGATTCTATGTAGGTGTTACAACAAAGCTCAAAACATAGCTCGACGACCGGAGGATCGCTGAGCTATGTTTTGAGTTCTGTTGTGATtgttgttgctgtgagggcacaggtacagatcaacgaagactatcaTGATGAAAAAGATGAGAATTGATCATGGAGCCTCTTAGAAATTTAGCTATAGTGACATTAATCGTTGACCGAATATAAGGGTGAAGGTTTGCTtttctggccgaaggcaagagcgaattgTCCGTCCCCAAAAAAAACCAGAAATTGATTCATAATGCTTACACATATGacttatttatatatacataacaTAGGTTCAtgtatcatattttaaaaaataaaaaagtacttTTGGTATGCAGTAGGAATAAATTCCTGCATTAATAATACTCTGTTTAAGTTTCCAAAGTGCATTAATCTCCAACAACCATCTTTGCCTCTGACGCGAATAAAGTGACGAGAATCCACTTGGGGCATGACCACAGACCACACCCGTTTCTTCTTCGAAATCGTACCTTAAGTCGTTGACCTGATGAGAAATGACGTCAGGCTGCATGTCGACCACCTAATTGTGATTGGACACAGCGAGGAGTCATCTCGGGGCCCACTTCTTGTACATCGCCGAGTCGAATCATCCGCCATGTCGGTGTGGCGCGTCACGGACCCAAACGCGCCAATCACTCGCCGAGTTGTGCACGACGGGAGGGAGGGGGTCGCTCGAGCCGATGTGTTCGGTGGTGTGGCTCGGAGCTGTGCGTGTATAAATCACGTGCGGAGGAGGGTGGGGGGTTTGGTGTGCATATATAAATCATATTCCTTAGTAATTGTTTTCTTCTATCAATAGTGAATACTCTAATAATTGAAACATATTCAATTAGAAATTTAGGATGACAGACGATACAAAATATGATTCTCCGTTTCTTTTTGTTGTAGGAAAAGGAAAAGTCAAATCATTCATTTTTAAGTTATATATTACCTATTATCTTCCTTATCAATTGCTTCCTCATATTAATAGTGTGTGATGATTCATTAAAACTTTCACTACAAGTTATCAACTTCGCTTGATCTATGAGTTGTACAAATGATTAATCTAATGCATGAGAAATCTAATCATTCGAGTCATAAAATAACAATCTTGcttcatgatttttttattctCATAGGACTCTTAACCATAAAAACCAACATAATGAGTCTAAACATGAAACCATTCAAACGCATGACGACAAATCCCATGCTTTGCACGAGGAATAATTGCAAGATTGAAGGTATTCTCGTGAAGAGATAATTAGTATGTGTAGATGTAGATTCCTGAGCTTAGCCGTTATGTGTTCCATGTGGTGGTGGTCTCATTTTTGCCTCTGCACTTACTATTTTCTCACAGCAAAAGACTACTAGAAAGAAaaaagatgatgattatttaGTGCATAAGCTTTGTCCATGTTAATTTAATATTGAAGAAactcatacttatatgaaatttgGGATCTAGAAAGAAAGATAATAAATGACATATGACAATCACAATTAACTCTGCACCAACTCAAACGTTTTATTAGCTCAACATGTTGTTGGGCTAACAGCCCATAGGTTCAGGGTGGGCTTTAACCGTCCATCCTCTTTTTTCTAAATCCTAGATCCAAATTAAagagggtgtggtggctacgttttttaGGAAGAAAAACTATAGCAACGAGACAGATTTTTGCTGCAACTATGTGATTCCAAAAAttagaagaaaatgaaagaaaacaaggacaacacagagaggctgttctcaatcatttagGTAGTATTTTTATCTCAGGTttgatcagatctatagtagattcttattaTGATTATTCGGGAAGAATTTGAATATTATGTACAGTGACGTGATCCATCTATCCTAATTATTCTTTTGTGATTATTGctaaggttttgggcaagagattgataattgtatattcattatttttatagtggattatttctagtttgattcgtgatttttacccttcacggaTTTTCGCTCATTAAATCAATGCAATTACAATAGACAAAGGTGTTGATCATAATGTCCGATAGTTCGATCGACTTCTCCACGTCCAATAATTTCACGTAACTGGCCCACAAATAGATATAACTTACTTCAATCAATTATCGAAAACCACTATAAAAAATGGTAAAGTACCCGAACTTACTCTAATATTGTTTTCAATTATTTGAATCCTTCAAATTCACCTATTGACATAAGCATTAAATTGGAGAGATAATCTGCATAAGAGGCATCCTACTAACCCAATTTACAAAGGAGCAATCTTTCATCAAAGCATATCAACTTGTAACCAACGCCATCCTGCTGCAGTTGTAATACAATTAAAATATCCACGTATaatgctgagagagagagagagatgagttgCCATCCCTCGTTGGATGCTTGCTTTTCCCATGTTCGTTCGATCCCATGCTCACGTGTCAAGAGATGGATTGGAAGATGCCGATCTTGTGATCCATGCACAACTCTTGCATGTGATCTAAAATACTAAAATGgattgattttatttttcttttatcacATGCAAAAGTTGGTAAACGAATCCAACAGAGATTCGTTTTCTCTTTTCGGACTGCTAGCAAATAAGTTATGTTTAAACTTAATGGCTAACTAAAATAACTGATCGAGTTGGATGAGATGTACGTGCGGGTTATATCGCAGAAGATTATGGGAAAAGATCGACACATGAATGAGTGTGTTAGATATTGCGTACGAACGTCGCAGCTTGTTTAGTTTAGTTGGATCGAAGCTTCCATCAAAAGTTTTCTAAATTGAGAGGAAAATCAACTCATCTTAAAAATCTCATATAAATGAAGACAAAAAGTAAGGTTTCGACGATGCAAAATGCACTTTATTTCTCATCTCAAATTTTGCTAAGCAAAATGCACTTTCAACTCTCATGGATCCAACTTATTCTTCAGGGAAGTGGTGAGGGGAATGTATTGAGAAAAATCTTCTACTttcatttatataaataaatattatattcaataaatttaaTTGGGCTTTgtaattatattttcataattacACGAGGAAATCTTATTGATCCGTTAAGAAAAATCCTCTCctctataaatagatattatatttaataaactcaATCGGACTTTATAATCACATTTCAATTTATTATGATATTAGAGCACTTGTGTTAAAGCAAGATTTCTCTTCCCTTCCTTGTTGTCTAGTGACTACTAACTCACATTCTATCAGTGTCATTAACAATAAGACAACATCACACTTACAAGGTCGATGAGGAGTGGATCAACGAGATCCTCTGCATCCACCTTATCACTAGTGTGCCTACTATCGTATCTTCCTCTCCATCGATGAACCTTCGGTCTCAATCGTTTAGACGAGGCGACTTCgtctccacctctctctctctctctctctctcgtttgagTCTTGTTGTAGAAGTCAAGTTGGCAAAGCCCATCACCGAACTCTGGAGATCCATCGCCACTACTCCCTTAGATGAATCATCGGTCCCGATCGCTTAGACAACCAACTTCCACTATAGGTCCTGGTCGCCTAGACGAGGTGACTTCTACTGTCGCCTCTTCCCTTATCCCTTGAGGCTCTtcctccaacagaggagctctcccTTGACACCTTGCGGCTCCTCGTGCATCGGCTTTGCCCCTCCACCGTGCTCTTCTTTTTTGTCTTCTCCTTCTATTACAGGGAACTCTGACAAACTTCCtttgcctcctcctcttctttttttgttcttcATCACCAGCAGAGCTGCAACGGTTCCCTACCTATGACGGAGCTGCTCCTCCTCCATCGATCTCCTTGCTATGACGCCTAGCACAAGCGAAGCGACTCGTCCCATCTTCGTCATCGTATCTACATAAGCGACTGCCTCTACTCTTCATTGATGAAACACACTTTGCCAATAGATCCACACCTTCTCCACCAACAGCTATGATCCATTGATCATGGGCCACTCTCTTCTTCTCACTCATTGTCTTTGATTTTCGATCACTCCTACGTCGCCAGGAGATGGCCATCCATGCTAAATGATCGCTAGCCTACCTCGTCGAGGATCACTAGCATAGAATCTCTTTTTCTTACCAAGGCGTTAATCTACATCTCTAACTCTAAGTCAAACGCTCGTCTATACCCACCTCTCCGTTAATGATGATCGCTGGGCCCAATTTGCATCGCACTCATTGGTGTGCACATAGTTACCACCCTCTCGTCCGCCAGCGATGGCACCAGTTGTAGCCACCTCATCCTCTAACGTGCTACAGCCCACACCAAAGCACATTTAGGTGTTGCTGCTCTAGTAATTGATTCAGCGACTGCTACCTAGTGTCTAGAGAGACTTGCTTCGATCGATCCATCTACATCGTCATGGGCTTCCTCCTCTGTTTGACCTATCTTTGGTGACATTGATCTGTGTTAATGCTTTCTTCCTCCATGATCGTTGTTGTCTCTGCACCTCGTTGACCTATTATCGTCACTACAGCAATCGTGCCCTAGGAAGAAGCACTACACCTTGTCACATCTATCTTCTACCCTCCTTGTATAGCTAACGACTCTCAACTTACTTCCTCATATACATATTCTCAAAATGTCTTTatcatctacctctgatgctccAGTTATTGTCCCCGCAAGGAACCATAGCACTTCTCAATATACAAGTCTTATCATCATCAATGCTACAGCACTCATCCCCTATAAATTATTCAAAGGCAATAAATACGTATCTTGGCGatatatattatcttccttggagctaatctaataagttagagttctaagaagtaaaagacaatcacacgatctacaactgaactaCCACTGTTGCATAACTTACTATTGCATAACTCAATTGGGTAACGAATTTGTTTAAAAAACTTAACATCAACTCTACCATTACttatataatatattgtgataatgttggagctatcTACGTATGCACTAATCTAGTATTCTACTCGCGTATGAAACATATTACCATCGACTTCcatttcgtgcgagatcaagttgacaaatattaattatatgtttctcacgtacatacggtTGATCAATTAGCATACTCACTCGTGAAGCCACTCGCttgcaaactatttttgttgcatcggtccaagattaACATCATTAACAAAAGCTcgatcttgtgggggcatgatagtcgataagattttctcaacaaCACGAGAAAATCTCGCtaatcaattaaaaaaaattctctcttctaacctgtataaatataCATTGTATTTAATAAACTTAATCGAGTTTTGTAATCACATTCTAATTTTTCATGTATCCCTCGAGTGATCTATAGCTTCCGATGCAAGCtttatcacttttgtgaacttgTTGAGACAAGTTGGTAGAAAGCCTTCATTGATAAAGTAGCCTTGGGAGGATCGATCGAGGACGGAATAACACTTGAATTCTTCAAAAGGTATATGAAAGCCAAAGCTATAATAGAAGTTTCATGGATTGAAAGAAAAGAGTTTCTAGTGGCTACTCTCAAAATCGGGGTCATTTTCGTTGAAGTGGGATCCTTCAATTGATTCTGTGAAGCTTTGAGTCATTTTTCTCATGTCAATATATTATTATAGATTCTAATTGACATGCTAGAGGTTCAGAACCAAACTAAGGCAAGCATTGAAGCTTGTGGCATGTTTGGTATTGGAAGAAATAAGGTTCGACAAAAGATCTTGCAAATATTATATTGACAAAACAACTTTGGTATTTTAGTTACTAGAGTTAGAAGATTCATAAAATCAAAAGCTACATAAAATTAAGTTACTCAAGAgaactataaaaaataattatgtgaaattattattttattaatgggATATCCACTAAAACATCAAAATATCGATTATGATGTGACATAGGATTGTTACACTTTGTACGAGGAAAAAGGAGATTTTTTAATGCTATATtaactaaaatataatataatataattttaattatggtACACATAAAGCAAGCGGGGTGGTGGCGCAGTTGGCTAGCGCGTAGGTCTCATAGCTTAAGAGTTATCCTGAGGTCGAGAGTTCGAGCCTCTCTCACCccaataaatatttttgtttccATATTCCTTTATTTTTAGTCACAATTTCTCCTAAATTTTAAGTTTGTTGGAACCACCGACTTTTATGATAGTCGTGACAGctataatttaagtttttgacTCTTTTTATTCCTTTACTTTTAGTCACTATTTCTTCTAAATATTAGGTTTGCTCGAACTATCAAAAACTTTGATAGTGGTAAAAACAACTCCATAAAAGCCCAAAACCCCAATATATTTCTGTAAGCCTAAATAATCTTTACATAGACTATGATGCACTCATGTGTAAAGAATATGATGCACTCATTCATAATTTTACATAGACTTTAGTACCATTTCATCACGCACAAAatttcatcgggtgtaaatgagtctttcgaattaagcaaaaCTCAAACAAATCCGTTGTTAGTATAAAACACGTATAGTAGCTAAAGGGTTTCATCACCGACCTTGTGTTAGACTTCACATAGACATTTAGTCTCATTATTAAACCCATAATAATTTGACTTATCTTGAGTTTAGCCATCTCAAAAGACAGACATTTACGATGATTAGATGTTAACAATACCTTTTTATAAGGGACTCTATATAAAGACGTCTTCATGTAGCAATCTCTTAGATTCGTTCATActcagtatccaaggcatgtttATAAACTATACAAAGCTATTTATGAACTTCGTCAAGCTTTAAAAGCATGGTATATTGAACTTGGTGTTGAAAAATCTAGGGGctacatcacatgtgtagtggaagaacaaaaagaaaaatcccaGATTTTCACAAAAAatgtttcatcatcgtgcgaaaatTGATGTGCAAAAATCGTAAGCCTGAAAAATCACATGTGATATAGTGTTTTACCTATGGAGattaaatatctttaaaatcctatagattcatgggagaggatgaaggaggtcaactatcatcCTCTCTAATGCTAATCCACACAGCAAGGGCtacgaagaaacttagcaaatcaTTACCCAAATCTCCAAACGCCCCAAATATGGGATGTTGGCTAAgaaagagaaggggagaggaaaatATGAAGTGACAACAAAAAATGTCtaacctatggccctttgg is a window from the Musa acuminata AAA Group cultivar baxijiao chromosome BXJ2-1, Cavendish_Baxijiao_AAA, whole genome shotgun sequence genome containing:
- the LOC135598783 gene encoding phospho-2-dehydro-3-deoxyheptonate aldolase 2, chloroplastic-like; the protein is MATLSPATNLLHRLSSSSVLSATERGNRQPGLASFLPKTCRIRPRRSISSVHAAEPAKTPVVTNKPKKLDTAPAPSTKWAVDSWKAKKALQLPEYPVEKELSEVLRTIESFPPIVFAGEARHLEERLADAAVGRAFLLQGGDCAESFKEFNANNIRDTFRVLLQMGAVLMFGGQMPVVRVGRMAGQFAKPRSEPLEERDGVKLPSYRGDNVNGDAFDAKSRVPDPQRMIRAYTQSAATLNLLRAFATGGYAAMQRVTQWNLDFTEHSEQGDRYQELAHRVDEALGFMAAAGLTMDHPIMTTTEFWTSHECLLLPYEQALTRQDSTSGLYYDCSAHFLWVGERTRQLDGAHVEFLRGVANPLGIKVSDKMNPKELVKLTEILNPHNKPGRITVIARMGAENMRVKLPHLIRAVRSAGQIVTWVSDPMHGNTIKAPCGLKTRPFDAIRAELRAFFDVHEQEGSHPGGVHLEMTGQNVTECIGGSRAVTFDDLSSRYHTHCDPRLNASQSLELAFIIAERLRKRRIQSLHRTGPSSSPPEPF